The region GCGGGTTATGCCGGAGTGCAGAATGAGTTGTTCTACAAGGACAACACCATGATGCTGTTCGGTGACGCCAAGAAAATGGTTGAGACGATTCTTCGTAACCTTGACTAAGTTGGGTGGTCTTTCGGTTTCGGGGGTGGGTGCGGGGCATACCGGTTCAAGACACGCCGTACATACATCCCTGTAGGCTCGGATCGCGGGTCCCCCGCTCTACGGTCTTGAACCGGTATGCCCCGCACCCGCGTACCGATTGGTAGAGGTAACGACTTAAGTGGCTGCGATAACCTCTCAGTGTTGTGACGTTAAAGAACATACAATGACGAAAGGTTTCTGCCCAAGTGAGGGCTGCCATGGGGTACACCGTTTCGGGACCGTAGAGCGGGGGACCCGCGATCCGAGCCCCCAGGGGCCGCTCCTTGGCATCCATGCCATCGCGGCATTAGTGAATCCGTTCACGTCATGGGTTTACGGCGTGTCCCGAAACGGTGTACCCCATGGCAGCCCGGATTCGAAGCTCCCAAGTTCAAAACACCGAAGTCAAGGACGGTCAGTATCCAAAATTGGCAAGCAAGGTTTAATTGAGAGAGGGTAGGCTGCCCTGTATCATGGTCAGCCCGACAATAAGAGAGAAGGTCATTATGCAATCAAACCAACCAAACACCTGGCGGCGGATGCTCGGTTGCATCGCCGTTGCCATCGGCCTGGCCGGTTGTGACGCCGTGGTGGACGACACCGTCTACATGAAAATGGGGCATGACCTCGATCGAAGCACGCCCGTGCACAAAGCCATGGTCCACATGGCCGACCGGTTGCATGAACTGTCGGACGGAAGCGTTCAGCTTGAAGTCTATTCCAATGGCCAGCTCGGTTCCGAACGGGAGCTGATTGAACTGCTCCAGATCGGCAGCCTGGCCATGACCAAAGTCTCCGCCAGTCCGATGGAAAGCTTCGTGCCGGAAATGAAAGTGTTCAGCCTGCCTTACGTATTCAGGGATCACGAACACTTCTGGGAGTTTCTCGACAGCGAGGCCGGTATCAGAATGCTCCAGTCCGGTGCCAGTGTCGGACTGCGGGGCCTGGGTTACTACGATGCGGGCAGTCGTAGCTTTTACACCGTTGGCAAACAAGTACATAGTCCGGAAGACCTGGCCGGTATGAAAATCCGTGTTCAGGAAAGCCAGACCTCAATGGCGATGGTCAGCGCCCTGGGTGGATCGCCCACGCCCGTCTCCTGGGGTGAACTGTACACCGCCCTGTCTCAGGGAGTGGTTGACGGGGCGGAGAACAACCCCCCCAGTTTCTTCCTCTCCAAACACTACGAAGTTGCCAAATTCTACTCGCTCAACGAGCACACCTATGTGCCGGATGTTGTGTTGATCAGTAACTACGTCTGGAACTCGCTGGATGAACAACAGCAGGC is a window of Marinimicrobium sp. C6131 DNA encoding:
- a CDS encoding TRAP transporter substrate-binding protein — translated: MLGCIAVAIGLAGCDAVVDDTVYMKMGHDLDRSTPVHKAMVHMADRLHELSDGSVQLEVYSNGQLGSERELIELLQIGSLAMTKVSASPMESFVPEMKVFSLPYVFRDHEHFWEFLDSEAGIRMLQSGASVGLRGLGYYDAGSRSFYTVGKQVHSPEDLAGMKIRVQESQTSMAMVSALGGSPTPVSWGELYTALSQGVVDGAENNPPSFFLSKHYEVAKFYSLNEHTYVPDVVLISNYVWNSLDEQQQAWLQQAMDESVIYQKKLWAEATEHALEEVQKAGVEVVYPDKTPFMERVEPMHEALRGEPVYELLQQIKSM